One genomic region from Pseudoduganella lutea encodes:
- a CDS encoding polyphenol oxidase family protein, with amino-acid sequence MITSALLSSIPSIRHGFGGEGELVPRVLQPAWEVRPEKKQVHGTRVVRVVEERQRVGEADAFHTEQAGIPVSVITADCVPLLLARRDGRHVAAVHAGWRGLADGVIPRVLDELGAGEGWVAAVGPTICAACYEVSEELALRFAQQFAAIPAGSLLPRHRHLDLRAVADYQLREGGIKEIDHVGGCTCCACDGTGNHLFRSYRRGDRNSQQHAGLVIVG; translated from the coding sequence GTGATTACCAGCGCATTGCTCAGCAGTATTCCATCCATCCGCCACGGCTTCGGCGGCGAGGGCGAACTCGTGCCGCGGGTCCTGCAACCGGCCTGGGAAGTGCGCCCGGAAAAAAAGCAGGTGCATGGCACGCGGGTGGTACGGGTCGTCGAAGAGCGCCAGCGCGTGGGCGAGGCGGATGCCTTCCATACGGAACAAGCGGGCATCCCGGTCTCGGTCATCACGGCCGACTGCGTGCCGCTGCTGCTGGCGCGACGCGATGGCCGCCATGTGGCGGCGGTGCACGCGGGCTGGCGCGGGCTGGCCGATGGCGTCATTCCCCGCGTGCTCGATGAACTGGGGGCAGGGGAGGGCTGGGTGGCGGCCGTGGGGCCGACGATCTGCGCGGCGTGCTATGAGGTGAGCGAGGAGCTGGCGCTGCGGTTCGCGCAGCAATTCGCGGCCATCCCGGCGGGGTCACTGCTGCCGCGCCACCGCCACCTGGACCTGCGCGCGGTCGCCGACTACCAGCTGCGCGAGGGAGGCATCAAGGAGATCGACCACGTGGGCGGCTGCACCTGCTGCGCGTGCGATGGCACCGGCAATCATCTCTTCCGCAGCTACCGGCGCGGCGACCGCAACTCGCAGCAGCACGCCGGCCTGGTCATCGTGGGATG